The following are encoded together in the Arcobacter aquimarinus genome:
- a CDS encoding DMT family transporter encodes MKISQSNIGIMYIGLCIFLWSLLGIFVKFAQSNLDHYQYMFYSSAFSFLSLLVLSIINKNLKEIFTYSKKILLFLFALGFLDFTFYLLLYFGYHHANSLEVLVIQYTWPIFIVILSLIILKEEFTKRKLFAVILGFIGVSLVITKGNISSFSFESIDVLLIVMLSAFCFALFSVLSKKVKIDAINAVMIYFFAATIYSFISMQTFSSFVFPTSKDWISILVNGIFINGISYVFWIKGLQIFDASKVAPFTFIIPILSAFFLILVFDEPILMIYFIGLAFVIFAGLINSIRTRKDL; translated from the coding sequence ATGAAAATATCACAATCAAATATAGGAATAATGTATATTGGATTATGTATTTTTCTTTGGTCACTACTTGGCATTTTTGTAAAATTTGCACAATCAAACCTAGACCATTATCAATATATGTTTTATTCATCAGCTTTTTCATTTTTATCACTGTTAGTTTTATCAATCATAAATAAAAATTTAAAAGAAATTTTTACATATTCGAAAAAAATTCTTTTATTTTTATTTGCATTAGGATTTTTAGATTTTACATTTTATTTACTTCTATATTTTGGATATCATCATGCAAATTCTTTAGAAGTCTTAGTTATCCAATATACTTGGCCAATTTTTATAGTAATTCTATCTTTAATCATTTTGAAAGAAGAGTTCACAAAAAGAAAACTTTTCGCTGTTATATTAGGATTTATTGGAGTTAGTTTAGTTATAACAAAAGGCAATATTTCATCTTTTAGTTTTGAATCAATAGATGTTTTGTTAATAGTAATGTTATCTGCTTTTTGTTTTGCTCTATTTTCTGTTTTAAGTAAAAAAGTTAAAATTGATGCCATAAACGCCGTTATGATTTATTTTTTTGCAGCAACAATTTATTCATTTATAAGTATGCAAACTTTTTCAAGTTTCGTTTTCCCAACATCAAAAGATTGGATTAGTATTTTAGTAAATGGAATTTTTATAAACGGTATATCTTATGTATTTTGGATAAAAGGACTTCAAATCTTTGATGCTTCAAAAGTAGCACCATTTACATTTATAATTCCTATTTTATCAGCATTTTTTCTAATTTTAGTTTTTGATGAACCAATTTTAATGATTTATTTTATAGGACTTGCTTTTGTAATATTTGCAGGATTAATAAATAGTATAAGAACTAGAAAAGATTTATAG
- a CDS encoding bifunctional diguanylate cyclase/phosphodiesterase, with protein MNKDIDYYKEIFNNISQPVFLMEKSYFIDANYKALELFNMNSLDELILLHPSQLSSKYQPDGTLSVDKSNYYIKKCYEEGEYTFEWLFKKLDNKTFLKEVNLKKISLNNKDIIQLTLRNIEEIRTLKDEIVKQKIKLEQKDNFINEINQTILGTSDDNKSLYDSLSLLEEYKRALDESSIVSKADLNGMITYVNDKFCEISGYTKEELIGKNHNIIRHSDTKKDFFTQLWNTINQKKTFKGIIKNRKKNGQAYYVDSTIIPIIDKNNNVVEYIAIRNDISALFEKDELIYEQFTDELTALPNRQKLLNDLKNLVSPKLALINIDRFKDINNSYGIEIGDKILKSFAKRLLVFKSTNLNVYRISGDVFAFLAFGNFKLTELDKTCRNLNILCDRESFLIDEDSFDISVTVGIADYNEKILTHAEIALYWAKKINVDIGIFDENMPIYKNLKSNVELTKDIKQALKDDNILIYGQKIINNKTKDIKYETLMRMKLPNGKILSPFVFLEHAKKARLYPLMTKKIIEKSCEYFKDKDAVFSINLMIEDIKNEKTINFLFSKLIETKVANRVVLEIVESEGIEKFEEVGDFIRKAKALGCRVAIDDFGTGYSNFEYIIKLNVDFLKIDGSLIKNIHINENIRLTVLTIVNFAKVLGIETVAEFVHCQEVQNVVESLGIDFSQGYLFHEPEHLV; from the coding sequence ATGAATAAAGATATTGATTATTATAAAGAGATATTTAATAATATTTCACAGCCAGTTTTTTTAATGGAAAAATCATATTTTATTGATGCAAATTATAAAGCTTTAGAGTTATTTAATATGAACTCTTTAGATGAGCTTATTTTATTACATCCTTCTCAACTATCTTCAAAATACCAACCTGATGGAACTCTTTCTGTTGATAAATCAAATTATTACATTAAAAAATGTTATGAAGAAGGTGAATATACTTTTGAATGGTTGTTTAAAAAACTTGACAATAAAACTTTTTTAAAAGAAGTAAACTTAAAAAAAATATCTCTTAATAATAAAGATATTATTCAATTAACACTTAGAAATATAGAAGAAATTAGAACTTTAAAAGATGAAATAGTAAAACAAAAAATAAAATTAGAACAAAAAGATAATTTTATTAATGAAATAAATCAAACTATTTTAGGTACAAGTGATGATAATAAAAGTTTATATGATTCTTTATCATTACTTGAAGAGTATAAAAGAGCTTTAGATGAAAGTTCTATTGTTTCAAAAGCTGATTTAAATGGAATGATTACTTATGTTAATGATAAATTTTGTGAAATATCAGGATATACAAAAGAGGAATTAATTGGAAAAAATCATAATATAATAAGGCATTCTGATACAAAAAAAGATTTTTTTACTCAATTATGGAATACAATAAATCAAAAGAAAACATTTAAAGGAATTATTAAAAATAGAAAAAAAAATGGTCAAGCTTATTATGTTGATTCAACAATAATTCCTATAATAGATAAAAATAATAATGTTGTAGAATATATTGCAATAAGAAATGATATCAGTGCTTTATTTGAAAAAGATGAATTAATATATGAGCAATTTACTGATGAATTAACAGCATTACCAAATAGACAAAAGCTTTTAAATGATTTAAAAAATTTGGTTTCTCCTAAACTTGCCTTAATAAATATAGATAGATTTAAGGATATAAATAACTCTTATGGTATAGAAATTGGAGATAAAATATTAAAAAGTTTTGCAAAAAGATTATTAGTATTTAAAAGTACAAATCTCAATGTTTATAGAATTTCTGGTGATGTTTTTGCTTTTTTAGCATTTGGAAATTTTAAATTAACAGAATTAGATAAAACTTGTAGAAATCTTAATATTTTATGTGATAGAGAGAGTTTTTTAATAGATGAAGATAGTTTTGATATTTCAGTTACAGTTGGAATTGCTGATTATAATGAAAAAATATTAACTCATGCAGAAATTGCACTCTATTGGGCAAAAAAAATAAATGTTGATATAGGAATATTTGATGAAAATATGCCTATATATAAAAATTTAAAGAGTAATGTTGAACTAACAAAAGATATAAAACAAGCATTAAAAGATGATAATATTCTAATTTATGGGCAAAAAATTATAAATAATAAAACAAAAGATATAAAATATGAAACATTAATGAGAATGAAACTTCCAAATGGAAAAATTTTATCTCCTTTTGTGTTTTTAGAACATGCAAAAAAAGCAAGACTATATCCACTTATGACAAAAAAGATTATTGAAAAATCTTGCGAATATTTCAAAGATAAAGATGCTGTTTTTTCAATAAATCTAATGATTGAAGATATTAAAAATGAAAAAACTATAAATTTTTTATTTTCAAAATTAATAGAAACAAAAGTAGCAAATAGGGTTGTTTTAGAAATTGTAGAATCAGAAGGAATAGAGAAATTTGAAGAGGTTGGTGATTTTATAAGAAAAGCAAAAGCTCTTGGTTGTAGAGTTGCGATAGATGATTTTGGGACAGGATATTCAAATTTTGAATATATTATAAAATTAAATGTGGATTTTTTAAAAATAGATGGTTCTTTGATTAAAAATATCCATATAAATGAAAATATCAGATTGACAGTTTTAACTATTGTAAATTTTGCTAAAGTTTTAGGGATTGAAACTGTTGCTGAGTTTGTACATTGTCAAGAAGTTCAAAATGTTGTTGAATCTTTAGGAATTGATTTTTCTCAAGGTTATTTATTTCATGAACCTGAACATTTGGTTTAA
- a CDS encoding RidA family protein has translation MKTIISTQKAPSAIGPYNQATAFDKLIFTSGQIALDPTTMEIVSGGVQEQTKQVMENLKAVLEEAGSSFENVLKTTCYLSDMDNFVAFNEVYAQYFKGETAPARSTVAVKTLPKNVLVEVDTIAFKN, from the coding sequence ATGAAAACAATAATTTCAACACAAAAAGCACCAAGTGCAATAGGACCATACAATCAAGCAACTGCTTTTGATAAATTAATCTTCACATCAGGACAGATCGCATTAGACCCAACTACTATGGAAATAGTAAGTGGTGGAGTTCAAGAGCAAACTAAACAAGTTATGGAAAATTTAAAAGCTGTATTAGAAGAAGCTGGAAGTTCTTTTGAAAATGTTTTAAAAACTACTTGTTACTTATCAGATATGGATAATTTTGTTGCATTCAATGAAGTTTACGCACAATATTTCAAAGGTGAAACAGCACCTGCTAGAAGTACAGTTGCAGTTAAAACTTTGCCAAAAAATGTTTTGGTTGAGGTAGATACTATTGCATTTAAAAACTAG
- a CDS encoding NUDIX hydrolase, translating to MNNTSLENIGCFTTVLDPYNGITIDEKYLPNTKEEFEINLDFLIKSVENRRNLIWIYISINKSEFIPIATNQGFIFHSCGENYILVVKRLKDDAIIPTAANHTLGVGAVVINENNELLVIKEKHFHIGYKLPGGHIDNCEMISTALEREVLEETGIEVEFESIISLGHFYPHQFHKSNLYVLCTATPKIYEINTQDTQEIIDAKWVDVNEYLVDIDVLDYSKAIVLSALEYKGFIKVNQEVLSHIKKDFELFFPRERKKLV from the coding sequence ATGAATAATACAAGTTTAGAAAATATAGGTTGCTTTACAACAGTTTTAGATCCATATAATGGCATAACAATTGATGAAAAATATTTACCAAATACAAAAGAAGAGTTTGAAATAAATCTTGATTTTCTAATTAAAAGTGTAGAAAATAGAAGAAATTTAATTTGGATTTATATAAGTATAAATAAATCTGAGTTTATACCAATAGCTACAAATCAAGGATTTATTTTTCATTCTTGTGGTGAAAATTACATATTAGTTGTTAAAAGATTAAAAGATGATGCCATAATTCCTACCGCAGCAAATCATACTTTAGGAGTTGGTGCTGTAGTAATAAATGAAAACAACGAACTTTTAGTTATAAAAGAGAAACATTTTCATATTGGATATAAACTTCCTGGTGGTCATATTGATAATTGTGAAATGATTTCAACAGCACTTGAAAGAGAAGTTTTAGAAGAAACTGGAATAGAAGTAGAATTTGAATCAATCATCTCTTTAGGACATTTTTATCCTCATCAATTTCATAAATCAAATTTATATGTTTTATGTACAGCAACTCCTAAAATTTATGAAATAAATACTCAAGATACACAAGAGATAATAGATGCAAAATGGGTAGATGTAAATGAATATTTAGTTGATATAGATGTTTTAGATTATTCAAAGGCTATTGTTTTATCTGCACTTGAATATAAAGGATTTATAAAAGTAAATCAAGAAGTTTTAAGTCATATAAAAAAAGATTTTGAGTTGTTTTTCCCAAGAGAAAGAAAGAAACTTGTATAA
- a CDS encoding AraC family transcriptional regulator encodes MKKSTYEKRARIANDVMNYIYKYIETNINIDELSLELDISKFHLHRIFKEEFGKNIYESIKSIRLEKAANLLITNKYSTITDIAKMTGYSSQTSFLRAFKERFLMTPKMWKNGGYKEYSNKIVEKISTNNQTIDFSKIEQTIVKMPEIKGYYIRHKGYDRSIKKTWQKLQTWIYTNDIKEYKQMALHHDNPIITPLEECQYIAIVVLENEEEKLKDLSLPTLIIPKGIYAKFSLTGKYGDVIKLIQWVYHTWLIESGYETTTNPSYTMYHKNHFLVEDDEFILDFYLPIKYI; translated from the coding sequence ATGAAAAAATCAACTTATGAAAAACGAGCAAGAATCGCAAATGATGTGATGAATTATATATATAAATATATAGAAACAAATATAAATATTGATGAACTAAGTTTGGAACTTGATATTAGTAAATTCCATCTTCACCGTATTTTTAAAGAAGAGTTTGGAAAAAATATTTATGAAAGTATAAAATCAATAAGACTTGAAAAAGCTGCAAATTTACTAATAACAAATAAATATTCAACAATTACAGATATTGCAAAAATGACAGGATACAGTTCTCAAACTTCATTTTTACGAGCATTTAAAGAGAGATTTTTAATGACTCCAAAGATGTGGAAAAATGGTGGTTATAAAGAGTATTCAAATAAAATTGTTGAAAAAATCTCTACAAACAATCAAACAATAGATTTTTCAAAGATAGAACAAACTATTGTAAAAATGCCTGAAATAAAAGGCTATTATATAAGACATAAAGGTTATGATAGAAGTATTAAAAAGACTTGGCAAAAACTTCAAACATGGATTTATACAAATGATATTAAAGAGTATAAACAAATGGCACTTCACCATGATAATCCAATTATCACTCCACTTGAAGAGTGTCAATATATTGCAATAGTAGTTTTAGAAAATGAAGAAGAAAAATTAAAAGATTTATCACTTCCAACTTTGATAATTCCAAAAGGAATTTATGCAAAATTTTCATTAACTGGAAAATATGGTGATGTTATAAAATTAATTCAATGGGTTTATCACACTTGGTTAATAGAAAGTGGATATGAAACTACTACTAATCCTTCTTATACTATGTATCATAAAAATCATTTTTTAGTTGAAGATGATGAATTTATTTTAGATTTTTATTTACCAATAAAATATATTTAG
- a CDS encoding PLP-dependent aminotransferase family protein — translation MKRSFIREILEAIDEETISFAGGLPSEKLFPAEDIKIATLKAMENPKIYQYGISNGINELRTQIAARYTKEGFPTTKDNVLITTGSQQAMYILAKYFEDKDITIEEPSYLGAMNIFRLNHLKMEGVKLENDGVNVEAFENSFKNTKLTYLIPDFQNPSATTYSDEKREKIADIIKKYDGILIEDSPYGELFFDKKNVSMSSKLPKNSFHLGSFSKTLVPSLRIGWIRADEELLKSLMIIKESIDLHSCGISQYILTEYLKDEKKYEKHLQDIRDDYEKKANFFSEQLNLIMPEFKHEKPKGGMFLYGTFGDGIDTFALVQECLKKKVVYVPGNQFYIDKIPNGEIRFNYTHSTFEQIEKGIKLIKSCL, via the coding sequence ATGAAAAGATCATTTATTAGAGAAATCCTTGAAGCAATCGATGAAGAGACTATTTCATTTGCAGGTGGACTTCCAAGTGAAAAACTTTTTCCAGCTGAAGATATAAAAATAGCAACATTAAAAGCTATGGAAAATCCAAAAATATACCAATATGGAATTAGTAATGGAATTAATGAATTAAGAACTCAAATTGCAGCTCGTTATACAAAAGAGGGATTTCCTACAACTAAAGATAATGTTTTAATTACAACAGGAAGCCAACAAGCTATGTATATTCTTGCTAAATATTTTGAAGATAAAGATATTACTATTGAAGAACCTTCATATTTAGGAGCAATGAATATATTTAGATTAAATCACTTAAAAATGGAAGGTGTAAAACTTGAAAATGATGGAGTTAATGTAGAAGCATTTGAAAACAGCTTTAAAAATACAAAATTAACTTATCTAATTCCAGATTTTCAAAATCCATCGGCAACAACATATAGTGATGAAAAAAGAGAAAAAATTGCAGATATTATAAAAAAATATGATGGTATTTTAATAGAAGATTCTCCTTATGGTGAACTATTTTTTGACAAAAAAAATGTATCAATGAGTTCTAAACTTCCAAAAAATTCTTTCCATTTAGGAAGTTTTTCAAAAACTTTAGTTCCAAGTTTACGAATTGGTTGGATTAGAGCAGACGAAGAGTTATTAAAATCACTAATGATTATTAAAGAGAGTATTGATTTACACTCTTGTGGAATTTCTCAATATATCTTAACTGAATATTTAAAAGATGAAAAAAAATATGAAAAACATCTTCAAGATATTAGAGATGATTATGAGAAAAAAGCAAACTTCTTCTCTGAACAATTAAATCTAATTATGCCTGAGTTTAAACATGAAAAACCAAAAGGTGGAATGTTCTTATATGGAACTTTTGGAGATGGAATTGATACTTTTGCACTTGTTCAAGAGTGTTTAAAAAAGAAAGTTGTTTATGTTCCAGGAAACCAATTTTATATTGATAAAATTCCAAATGGTGAGATTAGATTTAACTATACCCATTCTACTTTTGAACAAATAGAAAAAGGTATAAAGCTAATAAAAAGTTGTTTATAA
- a CDS encoding DedA family protein, with amino-acid sequence MLSTIIDFIVQTVGTLGYAGIFIMMFLESSFFPFPSEVVMIPAGYLVYKGEMNMYLVILFGILGSLAGALFNYYLAIKFGRKFLVKYGKYFFIKEQTIVKMEEFFKNHGHISTFSGRLIPAVRQYISFPAGLSRMNLFIFCLYTSLGAGIWVVILTVLGYYLGDNEGLIKEYLRYIIVAILIALAFLAFWYYQRLKKAKVL; translated from the coding sequence TTGCTTTCAACTATAATTGATTTTATTGTCCAAACTGTAGGAACTTTAGGTTATGCAGGTATTTTTATAATGATGTTTTTAGAAAGCTCTTTTTTCCCTTTCCCTTCTGAAGTTGTTATGATTCCAGCAGGTTATTTGGTTTACAAGGGTGAAATGAATATGTATTTAGTAATTCTTTTTGGAATATTAGGTTCTCTTGCTGGTGCTTTATTTAATTATTATTTAGCTATAAAATTTGGAAGAAAGTTTTTAGTTAAGTATGGAAAATATTTCTTTATAAAAGAACAAACTATTGTAAAAATGGAAGAGTTTTTTAAAAATCATGGTCATATCTCTACTTTTTCGGGAAGATTAATACCTGCTGTTAGACAATACATCTCTTTTCCTGCTGGACTCTCTCGAATGAATTTGTTTATATTTTGTTTATATACAAGTTTAGGTGCAGGAATATGGGTTGTTATTTTAACAGTATTAGGTTATTATTTAGGAGATAATGAAGGTTTAATAAAAGAGTATTTACGATATATAATTGTAGCTATTTTAATCGCCCTTGCTTTTTTAGCTTTTTGGTATTACCAAAGGCTAAAAAAAGCAAAAGTTTTATAA
- the rplS gene encoding 50S ribosomal protein L19, whose product MKNRYIASFEAAQIAEKQIPQFKAGDTLRLGVEIKEGEKKRIQTFEGIVIGRSGNGVDSTFTIRKIGANSVGVERIFPLYSESLKSFEVVRKGRVRRAKLHFLRGLKGKAARIKELKK is encoded by the coding sequence ATGAAAAATAGATACATTGCGAGCTTTGAAGCAGCGCAAATTGCAGAAAAACAAATTCCTCAATTTAAAGCAGGAGATACTTTAAGACTTGGTGTTGAAATTAAAGAGGGTGAGAAAAAAAGAATTCAAACTTTCGAAGGTATTGTTATTGGAAGAAGTGGTAATGGTGTAGATTCTACTTTTACAATTAGAAAAATTGGTGCAAACTCTGTTGGTGTTGAAAGAATTTTTCCATTATATTCTGAATCTTTAAAATCATTTGAAGTAGTAAGAAAAGGAAGAGTAAGAAGAGCTAAACTTCACTTCTTAAGAGGATTAAAAGGTAAAGCTGCAAGAATTAAAGAATTAAAAAAATAG
- the trmD gene encoding tRNA (guanosine(37)-N1)-methyltransferase TrmD, with the protein MKFTFVTLFPNLIEPYFYDSILKRAIEANFISYEFYNPRDFTINKHKKVDDQMVGGGAGMLLFCQPLFDCLDEIKKKNEDAYIIFPLAAAKPFKQNDAKRLAKKKNIVFVSGRYEGIDERVIEKYANEVFSIGEFILTGGELPSLVMADAIARNVENVLGNADSLDVESYENNLLEAPSFTKPENFQNLSVVKEFLKGNHNKIADLKKNLSICKTKYFRPGLVTNKKFK; encoded by the coding sequence TTGAAATTTACATTTGTAACACTTTTCCCAAATTTGATTGAACCATATTTTTATGATTCCATTTTAAAAAGAGCAATTGAAGCAAACTTTATATCTTATGAATTTTATAATCCAAGAGATTTTACAATTAACAAACATAAAAAAGTTGATGATCAAATGGTAGGTGGTGGAGCTGGAATGCTTCTATTTTGTCAACCTTTATTTGATTGTTTAGATGAAATTAAAAAGAAAAATGAAGATGCTTATATTATATTCCCGCTAGCTGCTGCTAAACCATTTAAACAAAATGACGCAAAAAGATTAGCAAAGAAAAAAAATATTGTATTTGTAAGTGGTAGATATGAAGGAATTGACGAAAGAGTAATAGAAAAGTATGCAAATGAAGTGTTTAGTATTGGAGAATTTATATTAACAGGTGGGGAATTACCATCTTTAGTAATGGCTGATGCGATTGCAAGAAATGTTGAAAATGTACTTGGAAATGCTGATTCTTTAGATGTGGAAAGTTATGAAAATAATCTGCTTGAAGCACCATCTTTTACAAAACCTGAAAATTTCCAAAATTTAAGTGTTGTTAAAGAATTTTTAAAGGGAAATCATAATAAAATTGCCGACCTAAAAAAGAATCTGTCTATTTGCAAAACAAAATACTTTAGACCAGGTTTAGTTACGAACAAAAAATTTAAATAA
- the metE gene encoding 5-methyltetrahydropteroyltriglutamate--homocysteine S-methyltransferase produces the protein MQKNYVIGFPRIGEKRELKKVLEKYWSKQTDFNEVKYVGEQLRKRHWNYQKEAKIEFISSNDFSYYDNMLDTSILLGAIPKRFENLKDEELYFAMARGNETSVAMEMTKWFNTNYHYIVPEISKDTKFKLNSKKVIEEYKEALELGIKTKINLIGAITYLGLSKSVDNSDIFTHINSVVEIYKELLLEISKLDDEIVVQFDEPLFVKDLDTKVLSLIKPVYDALANVAPNIKIVVTTYFEHSNEATKILVNTPIWALGLDFIYGNKNFEALEFIKNSNKILIAGIIDGRNVWKSNFEEKVKLLEKISKILDKENIIVGTSCSLLHVPFTLNYEENLDKEIKSWLAFANEKLKELSLVSKQFFDFKLNLEETATIKRNIEDNNQRKISSKIHNKVVQDEIKNLKKFERTDKFQDRIKVQREFFKYDFLTTTTIGSFPQTPEIRENRKQYKANAISKEQYENEIKKYIDDCVAFQDEIGLDVLVHGEPERNDMVEYFGELMDGFAFTQNAWVQSYGSRCVKPPLIYGDVNRENPMTVEWIKYAQSKTKKVMKGMLTGPVTILNWSFVRDDMPRNEVAKQIALAINKEVDDLQNAGIKMIQVDEAAFKEGYPLRIENIKAYEKWAVENFRLSVSCAKANTQIHTHMCYSEFNDIIKTIEAMDADVISIETARSGNRLLRIFKEVAYKQEIGPGIYDIHSPRVPSVEEMVNQIKALIEVLPKEQLWINPDCGLKTRKWPEVKQSLKNMVEAVNIVKAEIN, from the coding sequence ATGCAAAAAAATTATGTAATAGGATTTCCAAGAATTGGAGAAAAAAGAGAACTTAAAAAAGTTTTAGAAAAATATTGGTCGAAGCAAACAGATTTTAATGAAGTAAAATATGTAGGTGAACAACTTAGAAAAAGACATTGGAATTATCAAAAAGAAGCAAAAATTGAGTTTATTTCTTCAAATGACTTTTCATATTATGACAATATGTTAGATACATCTATTTTATTAGGAGCAATTCCAAAAAGATTTGAAAATCTAAAAGATGAAGAGTTATATTTTGCAATGGCAAGAGGAAATGAAACAAGTGTTGCAATGGAAATGACTAAATGGTTTAACACAAACTACCATTACATTGTTCCAGAAATTTCTAAAGATACAAAATTTAAACTAAATAGTAAAAAAGTAATTGAAGAATATAAAGAAGCACTTGAGTTAGGAATAAAAACAAAAATAAATCTAATTGGTGCAATAACATACCTTGGACTTTCAAAAAGTGTAGATAATAGTGATATTTTTACTCATATAAATAGTGTTGTTGAAATTTATAAAGAATTATTATTAGAAATTTCAAAATTAGATGATGAAATTGTAGTTCAATTTGATGAACCATTATTTGTAAAAGATTTAGACACAAAAGTTTTATCTTTAATCAAACCTGTTTATGATGCCCTAGCAAATGTTGCACCAAATATTAAAATTGTTGTAACAACATATTTTGAACACTCAAATGAGGCAACAAAAATTTTAGTAAACACTCCAATTTGGGCTTTAGGATTAGATTTTATTTATGGAAATAAAAATTTTGAAGCTTTAGAATTTATCAAAAATTCAAATAAAATTTTAATTGCTGGAATAATTGATGGAAGAAATGTTTGGAAAAGTAATTTTGAAGAAAAAGTAAAACTACTTGAAAAAATTTCAAAAATTTTGGATAAAGAAAATATTATAGTTGGAACTTCTTGTTCACTTTTACATGTTCCATTTACTTTAAATTATGAAGAAAATTTAGATAAAGAGATAAAATCTTGGTTAGCATTTGCAAATGAAAAATTAAAAGAGTTATCCCTTGTATCTAAACAATTTTTTGATTTTAAACTAAATTTAGAAGAAACAGCAACTATAAAAAGAAATATTGAAGATAATAATCAAAGAAAAATCTCTTCAAAAATTCATAATAAAGTAGTTCAAGACGAAATAAAAAATCTTAAAAAATTTGAAAGAACTGATAAATTCCAAGATAGAATAAAAGTTCAAAGAGAATTTTTTAAATATGATTTTTTAACAACTACAACTATTGGTTCATTTCCTCAAACACCTGAAATCAGAGAAAATAGAAAACAATATAAAGCAAATGCTATTTCAAAAGAACAATATGAAAATGAAATCAAAAAATATATTGATGATTGTGTAGCTTTTCAAGATGAAATCGGACTTGATGTTTTAGTTCATGGAGAACCAGAAAGAAATGATATGGTTGAATATTTTGGAGAATTAATGGATGGTTTTGCATTTACTCAAAATGCTTGGGTTCAATCATATGGAAGTAGATGCGTAAAACCACCTTTAATTTATGGTGATGTAAATAGAGAAAATCCTATGACTGTTGAGTGGATAAAATATGCTCAAAGTAAAACTAAAAAAGTTATGAAAGGTATGTTAACAGGACCTGTAACAATTCTTAATTGGTCATTTGTAAGAGATGATATGCCAAGAAATGAAGTTGCAAAGCAAATTGCACTTGCAATAAACAAAGAAGTTGATGATTTACAAAATGCTGGAATAAAAATGATTCAAGTTGATGAAGCAGCATTTAAAGAAGGTTATCCACTTAGAATTGAAAATATAAAAGCCTATGAAAAATGGGCAGTTGAAAACTTCCGTCTAAGTGTAAGTTGTGCAAAAGCAAATACTCAAATTCATACACATATGTGTTATAGTGAATTTAATGACATTATTAAAACTATTGAAGCAATGGATGCTGATGTTATTTCTATTGAAACAGCAAGAAGTGGAAATAGACTTTTAAGAATTTTTAAAGAAGTAGCTTATAAACAAGAAATAGGACCTGGAATTTATGATATTCATAGTCCAAGGGTTCCAAGTGTTGAGGAAATGGTAAATCAAATTAAAGCTCTAATCGAAGTTTTACCAAAAGAACAATTATGGATAAATCCTGATTGTGGATTAAAAACTAGAAAATGGCCTGAAGTTAAACAAAGTTTAAAAAATATGGTAGAAGCTGTAAATATTGTAAAAGCAGAAATAAACTAG